Below is a genomic region from Streptomyces sp. NBC_00461.
GGTCAGCTGCCACCACAACTACGTTGCGGAGGAACGCTACGAGGGGATGGATCTGCTGGTGACCCGCAAGGGCGCGATCAGGGCGGGCGCGGGTGACCTGGGGATCATCCCGGGTTCGATGGGTACGGCCACGTACATCGTGAAGGGTCTCGGGAACGAGAAGGCGTTCAACTCGGCCTCGCACGGCGCGGGTCGGCGCATGAGCCGCAATGCGGCGAAGCGGCGCTTCTCGACGAAGGATCTGGAGGAGCAGACTCGGGGCGTGGAGTGCCGTAAGGACTCCGGCGTCGTGGATGAGATCCCGGGTGCGTACAAGCCGATCGAGCAGGTGATGGATCAGCAGCGGGACCTCGTGGAGGTCGTGGCGAAGCTGAAGCAGTTCATCTGCGTGAAGGGCTGAAACGGCGAGGTCCCCGGCGTGTGCCGGGGACCTCGTTCAGTTCGTCATTGGTCGGTTGGCATGGGTACTTTGCCCGTGCGCAGACGCCAGAGGAGGATGTAGGAGCTCTTCTCGGGCCGTCGAGTCGATGTTGTGGCGTGAGCCCAGGTCGCGCGTTCGGGCGGCATGCGGGTGATCGAGACGGCTCCCCTGTGGGTTACGGGAGCCGTTTCTCCAGCAGCGTCACCGCGTACGGGCTCCCCGCCCCGCCGTCCTTCGCACGCTGTTCGCCGATCACCGTGTAGCCCGCCGACTTGTAGTACGCGCGCAGGCGTGGGTTGGTGGACAGGCAGTCGAGGCGGGCGTACGGGCGGCCGGTGGCGGCGATGCGGGACTCCGCTTCCGCCAGCATGCGGCGGCCCGTTCCGGGTGGGGCCGTGTGCGGGGTTGTCATCAGGCGGTGGATGTAGCCCGCGTCGGCGGGGCGGGGGCCCCAGGCCGCCGGGTCGTCCCACCACAGTTCCCAGGCGCCGGCCAGGTGGCCGCCGGAGTGGGCCAGCCAGACCTCGCCCTCCCGCATACGGGTGCGGAAGTGGGTCTCGCCCTTCGCGCCGGGCTGCCACTGGTCGATGCCCCGGGCCAGTTGCCAGAGGGCGGACGAGTCGTGGAGACGGGCGAGGGCGGGGGCGTCGGACGGGGCGGCCTTGCGGTACGTCGGCACCGGCGGGGCGGTGGGGCGGGGCTCCAGGAGTGCCCCGCGCAGGGTCGTGGCCAATGCCCGTGCGTCCAGGGACAGTTCGCGCGCCACGTAGTTCTCGGTCGAGCCGTGGCGCGCCGTCATGGCGGCGAGGAACGTGCGCATCACCGCACCCGGGGCGCGGCCGAAGCCCGGCCATGTCGGCTTGCGGCCGTCGTTTCGTCTCGACCAGCTGGCGCGGATGCCCGGGGTGGCCAGTTCCGTGAGGCTGAAGTCCTCGACGACTGTCGTTTCCGGAATGCCCAGCAACCCGAGGATCAGCGCCGCCAGTTGGCCCGTGCGGTCCTTGCCCGATGCGCAGTGGAAGACCAGCGGGGTGCCTGATTCGGCCGACTCCGCGACCAGTTCCAGGGCCCGTCTGATCTCCTTGACGCCGTCCTGAGCCACCTCCATGTAGCGCTCCGCGAGGTACGGATCCGGATCGATGTCCGGGGTGAGCGCGGCCTGGTCGTACGGGCGGTGCTCGATGCTCAGGTTGTGGTACGTGAAGGACGGGTGGCCGGGGACGCGGCCCCTGGCCTCGGCCTCCCACGGGTGGCGCAGGTCGATGACCGTGCGGACGCCGAGGGACAGGAAGCGGTCCCAGTCCGCCGAGCCCTCGGCCAGCTTGCCCAGGGAGTCCGCGCGGTACAGGCGGCCGGGGCGGATCCGGTGGCCGTCCGGGGTCGAATAGCCGCCCAGGTCACGGAAGTTGTGCAGCCCGTCGAAAGCGATGTGTCTGTCCACAGGCTGTGACCCTACGGTGCTCGCGCCGCTACTTGGCGTGCAGTACCGCGTAGATCATCACGAACGCCACGATGTGGATGCCGAAGAGGAAGTACGCGAGGTAGTACCAGACATAGCGCTCGCGTTTCTTCTCCAGGGCCAGGCGCTGCTTGTCGATGTCGTCCGCTCCCGGCATCACAGCTCCCTGTGCACCTTCGTGTTGGAGGCCTGGGCGCGGGGGCGGAGGACCAGGAGGTCGACGTTGACGTGGCTGGGGCGGGTGACCGCCCAGGTGATCGTGTCCGCCACGTCGTCGGCCGTGAGGGGTTCGGCGACGCCCTCGTACACCTTCGTCGCCTTCTCCTTGTCGCCGCCGAAGCGGGTGAGTGCGAACTCGTCCGTCTTCACCATGCCGGGGGCGATCTCGATGACGCGGACCGGCTGGCCGACGATCTCCAGGCGGAGGGTCTCGGCGAGGACGTGTTCGCCGTGCTTGGCGGCGACGTAGCCCGCGCCGCCCTCGTACGTGCTGAGTCCCGCGGTGGAGGAGATGACCACGATCGTGCCGTCGCCGCTCTCGACGAGCTTGGGCAGCAGGGCCTGGGTGATGTTCAGGGTGCCGATGACGTTCGTCTCGTACATCGTGCGCCAGTCGGCCGGGTCGCCGGTCGCGACCGGGTCGGCGCCGAGCGCGCCGCCGGCGTTGTTGACCAGCACGCCGATGGTCTTGAACGCCGTCGCGAACTCGTCGACCGCGGCGCGGTCCGTGACGTCCAGCTGGTACGCGGCGGCGGAGTGGCCGGCCGTGTTGATCTCCTCCGCCAGCGCCTCGATCCGGTCCTTGCGGCGGGCGGTGAGGACGACGCGGTAGCCGGCCGCGGCGAGCTGCCGGGCCGTGGCGGCGCCGATTCCGCTGCTCGCACCGGTGACGACGGCGATGCGGGAGGCGGCGGACGGTGCGGCGGTGGCCATGGAGTGCTCCTCGTACGCGGGGGTGATCGTGGGATCGAGGGATCGACCTGGCGTCCAGGGTATAGAGCTCGTCAGCCGCCGTTCCGTGGTGCCCACATGATCAGTGCCATGCCCGCGAGGCAGACCAGCGCGCCCGTCACGTCCCAGCGGTCCGGGCGGTAGCCGTCGGCGACCGCGCCCCACAGGATCGAGCCGGCCACGAAGATCCCGCCGTATGCGGCGAGGATGCGGCCGAAGTGGGTGTCGGGCTGGAAGGTGGCGACGAAGCCGTAGGCGCCGAGGGCGAGGATGCCGCCGGTGATCCACAGCCAGCCGCGGTGTTCGCGTACGCCCTGCCAGACCAGCCAGGCGCCGCCGATCTCGAAGAGGGCGGCCACGACGAAGAGGGCGGCGGAGCGGGCGATGAGCATGTCCGCAGCCTCGCATGCCGCTCCAGGAGGTCTTACGCCATCAGCGCACACACGGACCATGATTCCCCGGCCATCACCCCGACCAGCGTGACGATGTGGGCGGAGAGATCAGGCTGAGCGTACGGCTGCGGGTTGCGCCGTCCGAGGTGCTGCTGGAGATCGACACGGCGTGGAGCGGGGGCGCCGTCGACCGCAATCGGCAGAACGATCAGCAGCGGGTGCTCGTGCTGGACACCGGGGACGAGTACTACTTCTGATGAGTACTGCTTCTGGCGAGCCTCTCGTACGATCTCTGCACGGCGCAGACGAAGAGGAGCACGACATGGCCGGGAACGCGCGTGAGCGGCTGCTCGACGAGTTGTCGGATGTCTCGCGCCGCTACATGGCCTCGTACGCCTTGTTCAACCAGGCCGTCGCCGACCATCTCGGGCTGCATCCGACCGACCTGCAGTGTCTGAACCTGCTGACGCTGGAGGGCGGGCCGGTGACGACCGGCCGGGTCGCCGAGATGACGGGGCTGACGACCGGGTCGGCGACGCGGTTGGTGGACCGGCTGGAGAAGGCTGGTTACGTCGTACGGGAGCGGGACGCGGCCGATCGGCGGCGGGTGCTCGTGGCGACCGTGCCGGAGCGGATCGCCGAGTTCGGGCGGATGTGGGACCGGATGGGCGGCGGGTGGTCCGCCCTCTTCGACGGGCTCGACGACGGCGAATTGGCCGTGGTCATCGGGCACATGCGGCGGACGGTGCGGTTCAGCGGGGAGCAGATCGCGCGGCTGCGGGCCGGCGAGGTCTAGCCCGCCTGGACACCCTGCTT
It encodes:
- a CDS encoding MarR family winged helix-turn-helix transcriptional regulator, coding for MAGNARERLLDELSDVSRRYMASYALFNQAVADHLGLHPTDLQCLNLLTLEGGPVTTGRVAEMTGLTTGSATRLVDRLEKAGYVVRERDAADRRRVLVATVPERIAEFGRMWDRMGGGWSALFDGLDDGELAVVIGHMRRTVRFSGEQIARLRAGEV
- a CDS encoding YnfA family protein, producing the protein MLIARSAALFVVAALFEIGGAWLVWQGVREHRGWLWITGGILALGAYGFVATFQPDTHFGRILAAYGGIFVAGSILWGAVADGYRPDRWDVTGALVCLAGMALIMWAPRNGG
- a CDS encoding SDR family NAD(P)-dependent oxidoreductase: MATAAPSAASRIAVVTGASSGIGAATARQLAAAGYRVVLTARRKDRIEALAEEINTAGHSAAAYQLDVTDRAAVDEFATAFKTIGVLVNNAGGALGADPVATGDPADWRTMYETNVIGTLNITQALLPKLVESGDGTIVVISSTAGLSTYEGGAGYVAAKHGEHVLAETLRLEIVGQPVRVIEIAPGMVKTDEFALTRFGGDKEKATKVYEGVAEPLTADDVADTITWAVTRPSHVNVDLLVLRPRAQASNTKVHREL
- a CDS encoding GNAT family N-acetyltransferase; translated protein: MDRHIAFDGLHNFRDLGGYSTPDGHRIRPGRLYRADSLGKLAEGSADWDRFLSLGVRTVIDLRHPWEAEARGRVPGHPSFTYHNLSIEHRPYDQAALTPDIDPDPYLAERYMEVAQDGVKEIRRALELVAESAESGTPLVFHCASGKDRTGQLAALILGLLGIPETTVVEDFSLTELATPGIRASWSRRNDGRKPTWPGFGRAPGAVMRTFLAAMTARHGSTENYVARELSLDARALATTLRGALLEPRPTAPPVPTYRKAAPSDAPALARLHDSSALWQLARGIDQWQPGAKGETHFRTRMREGEVWLAHSGGHLAGAWELWWDDPAAWGPRPADAGYIHRLMTTPHTAPPGTGRRMLAEAESRIAATGRPYARLDCLSTNPRLRAYYKSAGYTVIGEQRAKDGGAGSPYAVTLLEKRLP